Proteins found in one Magnolia sinica isolate HGM2019 chromosome 5, MsV1, whole genome shotgun sequence genomic segment:
- the LOC131245696 gene encoding uncharacterized protein LOC131245696 isoform X3 yields the protein MARPPSLEISTVDSTSLLFAGLDLFEPKPENMDFMDIDQVMDVPDTPDRLTSRQKISLNVSGDAANGDLLNRGILNGLRGSRRLNTNNGNSKNSYSRRQRDLDDHNEIKHGSSLIDSAADSASVSDGFDESTMRLADQISKRNETKLSAQTQHTESAPYQNKPLLRIPSSSQWSTDHLVDRSKLCSSTSDINGSSASDVKIHGGNRGRKIGLSQKIPSDSFFPTKIRDARRRMLPCHGNSSSEKDLCTEIPPRSFTWQDADHVLDSSERHEYTGKPERPCSIGRFEKVGAKEVDTGSVISSGSIRESRSKSQATHGLFPLYDADNYSKASGNARKRETDGTLDGAGVSINHVNVNAELMGNDKGKGIDLFHKPPPKTAQSASISLTVASPRKTGQRRLVRNGCISPYNIAKSKSTSDYGRNARDDKQDENDKRTCNDLPDGNSSCQVHIISPGSEGNQIDKMKGKGIVNEHMPENDCDARTKSLSSRNFSIPREKDSGIGDDAIDDIFRSAEEIGGWRNTRNLLKAAYLPSSHDIGGHSTINNGGCDSFNQSHGGKMEDGNYLTEVNASPEFDFHKDGDPIILQHVGPNTRLVQASSSVISESNPENNERQKGKQKLMKRQRKTPASCNNLGECSSLTFDGPEVSFVRSSGQPSNVKPSNVKPTRTRNSQRRGNLIPVIEVDEPCSPEAIFIDQQDAGRLVNDDSGTRARQVEADEILARQLQEQFYSESPGMEGGEMDASLAWTLQHDEDAQRLTSIGNRHLLHPRDSSVGHSYRGHSSQSFPSSSARPTNRAPAYTSRRMQQLRRNFYGHSPAASSRGRNFQFPPHMNLETRIDFLEALEAAVANRNSATMASHFFQVQRDFNENDYEMLLALDDDNHQHVGASLNQINSLPESTIQTDNFEEACAICLETPSTGDTIRHLPCLHKFHKECIDPWLRRRTSCPICKSSIT from the exons ATGGCTCGTCCTCCATCTCTAGAGATCTCGACCGTTGATTCTACTTCCCTGCTCTTCGCCGGCTTAGATCTGTTCGAACCGAAGCCAGAG AATATGGACTTTATGGACATTGATCAGGTGATGGATGTTCCTGACACTCCTGATAGACTGACCTCACGGCAGAAGATTAGTTTGAATGTTAGTGGCGATGCTGCAAATGGTGACTTACTCAATAGGGGAATTCTCAATGGGCTCAGGGGCAGCCGCAGGCTAAACACCAATAATGGAAATAGCAAAAACTCATATTCTCGTCGCCAGAGAGATCTTGATGATCATAACGAAATTAAGCATGGCAGTTCACTCATTGATTCTGCTGCAGATAGTGCATCTGTTTCTGATGGTTTCGATGAGTCTACAATGAGATTGGCTGATCAGATTTCCAAAAGGAATGAGACTAAACTCTCCGCACAAACTCAACATACAGAGTCTGCGCCTTATCAGAACAAACCTCTGTTACGCATTCCTTCCAGTTCACAATGGTCCACTGATCATCTAGTTGACAGATCTAAGCTTTGCAGCAGCACTTCTGATATCAATGGTAGCTCAGCCTCTGATGTCAAAATTCATGGTGGAAATAGAGGAAGAAAGATTGGTTTAAGCCAGAAGATTCCCTCTGATAGTTTCTTTCCCACTAAAATTAGAGATGCGAGACGTCGGATGCTTCCATGCCATGGAAACTCTAGTTCAGAAAAGGACCTTTGCACTGAGATTCCTCCTCGATCTTTCACTTGGCAGGATGCCGATCATGTTTTGGATAGTTCTGAGCGACACGAGTATACTGGAAAACCTGAAAGGCCTTGTTCCATTGGCAGATTTGAAAAAGTTGGAGCCAAAGAGGTGGATACAGGATCAGTTATCTCTTCTGGATCAATCAGAGAATCACGAAGCAAGTCGCAAGCAACCCATGGTCTTTTTCCTCTGTATGATGCTGACAATTATTCTAAAGCATCTGGTAATGCCCGTAAAAGAGAAACAGATGGTACATTAGATGGAGCTGGTGTAAGTATTAATCATGTAAATGTTAATGCTgaattgatgggtaatgataagGGAAAAGGGATTGATTTGTTCCACAAACCTCCACCTAAAACTGCACAATCCGCATCAATATCATTGACTGTCGCTTCACCCAGGAAAACCGGGCAGAGGCGGCTGGTACGCAATGGGTGTATTTCTCCATATAATATAGCGAAGAGCAAAAGCACATCTGACTACGGCAGGAATGCCAGGGATGATAAACAAgatgagaatgacaaaaggacaTGCAACGACCTTCCTGATGGGAATTCCTCATGTCAGGTACATATCATCAGTCCTGGTTCTGAAGGCAACCAGATTGATAAAATGAAGGGAAAAGGGATAGTGAACGAACACATGCCCGAAAACGATTGTGATGCTAGAACTAAATCTCTGTCGAGCAG GAATTTCTCGATTCCCAGGGAGAAGGATTCTGGCATTGGAGATGATGCCATTGATGATATTTTTAGATCTGCTGAAGAAATCGGAGGGTGGAGAAACACTCGTAATCTTTTGAAGGCGGCATATTTGCCCTCATCTCATGACATTGGAGGTCATTCAACGATAAATAATGGTGGCTGTGATTCATTTAATCAGAGCCATGGAGGCAAAATGGAAGATGGGAATTACTTGACAGAGGTAAATGCTAGCCCTGAATTTGACTTTCATAAAGATGGGGATCCCATCATTCTACAGCATGTTGGACCTAATACACGTCTAGTTCAAGCATCTTCAAGCGTTATCTCTGAGTCAAACCCTGAAAATAATGAAAGACAGAAGGGCAAGCAAAAGCTAATGAAAAGACAAAGGAAGACTCCAGCATCATGCAATAATCTTGGCGAATGCTCTAGTTTGACTTTTGATGGCCCAGAAGTCTCATTTGTCCGATCGTCTGGGCAACCCTCAAATGTGAAACCCTCAAATGTGAAACCAACCAGAACTCGCAATTCTCAGCGACGTGGCAACTTGATACCGGTTATAGAAGTTGATGAGCCATGTTCTCCTGAGGCAATATTTATAGACCAACAAGATGCAGGTCGCTTGGTTAATGATGACTCTGGCACAAGGGCTAGACAAGTTGAAGCAGATGAGATATTGGCTCGTCAACTCCAAGAGCAGTTCTATTCCGAATCGCCAGGAATGGAAGGTGGAGAG ATGGATGCAAGTCTAGCATGGACACTACAACATGACGAAGATGCGCAGCGTCTTACTTCTATTGGGAATCGTCACCTATTGCATCCT AGAGACTCATCGGTTGGACATTCATATAGAGGCCACTCGTCACAGTCTTTCCCTAGTTCTTCAGCCCGGCCAACAAATCGTGCTCCAGCATATACCTCTAGACGAATGCAACAGTTAAGGAGAAATTTTTATGGTCATTCTCCTGCTGCATCTTCTAGAGGAAGGAATTTTCAATTTCCCCCACATATGAATTTAGAGACG AGAATTGACTTCCTGGAAGCATTGGAAGCAGCAGTTGCCAACAGGAATAGCGCGACAATGGCCAGTCACTTCTTTCAAGTCCAGCGTGATTTTAATGA GAATGACTATGAGATGTTACTGGCTCTTGACGATGACAACCATCAGCATGTTGGTGCATCTCTCAATCAGATCAACAGCCTGCCAGAGTCAACAATCCAG ACTGATAATTTTGAAGAAGCATGTGCTATCTGCCTTGAAACCCCGTCCACTGGAGATACGATCCGCCATTTACCATGCTTACATAAATTTCACAAAGAG
- the LOC131245696 gene encoding uncharacterized protein LOC131245696 isoform X1 has translation MARPPSLEISTVDSTSLLFAGLDLFEPKPENMDFMDIDQVMDVPDTPDRLTSRQKISLNVSGDAANGDLLNRGILNGLRGSRRLNTNNGNSKNSYSRRQRDLDDHNEIKHGSSLIDSAADSASVSDGFDESTMRLADQISKRNETKLSAQTQHTESAPYQNKPLLRIPSSSQWSTDHLVDRSKLCSSTSDINGSSASDVKIHGGNRGRKIGLSQKIPSDSFFPTKIRDARRRMLPCHGNSSSEKDLCTEIPPRSFTWQDADHVLDSSERHEYTGKPERPCSIGRFEKVGAKEVDTGSVISSGSIRESRSKSQATHGLFPLYDADNYSKASGNARKRETDGTLDGAGVSINHVNVNAELMGNDKGKGIDLFHKPPPKTAQSASISLTVASPRKTGQRRLVRNGCISPYNIAKSKSTSDYGRNARDDKQDENDKRTCNDLPDGNSSCQVHIISPGSEGNQIDKMKGKGIVNEHMPENDCDARTKSLSSRNFSIPREKDSGIGDDAIDDIFRSAEEIGGWRNTRNLLKAAYLPSSHDIGGHSTINNGGCDSFNQSHGGKMEDGNYLTEVNASPEFDFHKDGDPIILQHVGPNTRLVQASSSVISESNPENNERQKGKQKLMKRQRKTPASCNNLGECSSLTFDGPEVSFVRSSGQPSNVKPSNVKPTRTRNSQRRGNLIPVIEVDEPCSPEAIFIDQQDAGRLVNDDSGTRARQVEADEILARQLQEQFYSESPGMEGGEMDASLAWTLQHDEDAQRLTSIGNRHLLHPRDSSVGHSYRGHSSQSFPSSSARPTNRAPAYTSRRMQQLRRNFYGHSPAASSRGRNFQFPPHMNLETRIDFLEALEAAVANRNSATMASHFFQVQRDFNENDYEMLLALDDDNHQHVGASLNQINSLPESTIQTDNFEEACAICLETPSTGDTIRHLPCLHKFHKEDSRAMQFAPHKDQASPPVWQATVYKNISQSAS, from the exons ATGGCTCGTCCTCCATCTCTAGAGATCTCGACCGTTGATTCTACTTCCCTGCTCTTCGCCGGCTTAGATCTGTTCGAACCGAAGCCAGAG AATATGGACTTTATGGACATTGATCAGGTGATGGATGTTCCTGACACTCCTGATAGACTGACCTCACGGCAGAAGATTAGTTTGAATGTTAGTGGCGATGCTGCAAATGGTGACTTACTCAATAGGGGAATTCTCAATGGGCTCAGGGGCAGCCGCAGGCTAAACACCAATAATGGAAATAGCAAAAACTCATATTCTCGTCGCCAGAGAGATCTTGATGATCATAACGAAATTAAGCATGGCAGTTCACTCATTGATTCTGCTGCAGATAGTGCATCTGTTTCTGATGGTTTCGATGAGTCTACAATGAGATTGGCTGATCAGATTTCCAAAAGGAATGAGACTAAACTCTCCGCACAAACTCAACATACAGAGTCTGCGCCTTATCAGAACAAACCTCTGTTACGCATTCCTTCCAGTTCACAATGGTCCACTGATCATCTAGTTGACAGATCTAAGCTTTGCAGCAGCACTTCTGATATCAATGGTAGCTCAGCCTCTGATGTCAAAATTCATGGTGGAAATAGAGGAAGAAAGATTGGTTTAAGCCAGAAGATTCCCTCTGATAGTTTCTTTCCCACTAAAATTAGAGATGCGAGACGTCGGATGCTTCCATGCCATGGAAACTCTAGTTCAGAAAAGGACCTTTGCACTGAGATTCCTCCTCGATCTTTCACTTGGCAGGATGCCGATCATGTTTTGGATAGTTCTGAGCGACACGAGTATACTGGAAAACCTGAAAGGCCTTGTTCCATTGGCAGATTTGAAAAAGTTGGAGCCAAAGAGGTGGATACAGGATCAGTTATCTCTTCTGGATCAATCAGAGAATCACGAAGCAAGTCGCAAGCAACCCATGGTCTTTTTCCTCTGTATGATGCTGACAATTATTCTAAAGCATCTGGTAATGCCCGTAAAAGAGAAACAGATGGTACATTAGATGGAGCTGGTGTAAGTATTAATCATGTAAATGTTAATGCTgaattgatgggtaatgataagGGAAAAGGGATTGATTTGTTCCACAAACCTCCACCTAAAACTGCACAATCCGCATCAATATCATTGACTGTCGCTTCACCCAGGAAAACCGGGCAGAGGCGGCTGGTACGCAATGGGTGTATTTCTCCATATAATATAGCGAAGAGCAAAAGCACATCTGACTACGGCAGGAATGCCAGGGATGATAAACAAgatgagaatgacaaaaggacaTGCAACGACCTTCCTGATGGGAATTCCTCATGTCAGGTACATATCATCAGTCCTGGTTCTGAAGGCAACCAGATTGATAAAATGAAGGGAAAAGGGATAGTGAACGAACACATGCCCGAAAACGATTGTGATGCTAGAACTAAATCTCTGTCGAGCAG GAATTTCTCGATTCCCAGGGAGAAGGATTCTGGCATTGGAGATGATGCCATTGATGATATTTTTAGATCTGCTGAAGAAATCGGAGGGTGGAGAAACACTCGTAATCTTTTGAAGGCGGCATATTTGCCCTCATCTCATGACATTGGAGGTCATTCAACGATAAATAATGGTGGCTGTGATTCATTTAATCAGAGCCATGGAGGCAAAATGGAAGATGGGAATTACTTGACAGAGGTAAATGCTAGCCCTGAATTTGACTTTCATAAAGATGGGGATCCCATCATTCTACAGCATGTTGGACCTAATACACGTCTAGTTCAAGCATCTTCAAGCGTTATCTCTGAGTCAAACCCTGAAAATAATGAAAGACAGAAGGGCAAGCAAAAGCTAATGAAAAGACAAAGGAAGACTCCAGCATCATGCAATAATCTTGGCGAATGCTCTAGTTTGACTTTTGATGGCCCAGAAGTCTCATTTGTCCGATCGTCTGGGCAACCCTCAAATGTGAAACCCTCAAATGTGAAACCAACCAGAACTCGCAATTCTCAGCGACGTGGCAACTTGATACCGGTTATAGAAGTTGATGAGCCATGTTCTCCTGAGGCAATATTTATAGACCAACAAGATGCAGGTCGCTTGGTTAATGATGACTCTGGCACAAGGGCTAGACAAGTTGAAGCAGATGAGATATTGGCTCGTCAACTCCAAGAGCAGTTCTATTCCGAATCGCCAGGAATGGAAGGTGGAGAG ATGGATGCAAGTCTAGCATGGACACTACAACATGACGAAGATGCGCAGCGTCTTACTTCTATTGGGAATCGTCACCTATTGCATCCT AGAGACTCATCGGTTGGACATTCATATAGAGGCCACTCGTCACAGTCTTTCCCTAGTTCTTCAGCCCGGCCAACAAATCGTGCTCCAGCATATACCTCTAGACGAATGCAACAGTTAAGGAGAAATTTTTATGGTCATTCTCCTGCTGCATCTTCTAGAGGAAGGAATTTTCAATTTCCCCCACATATGAATTTAGAGACG AGAATTGACTTCCTGGAAGCATTGGAAGCAGCAGTTGCCAACAGGAATAGCGCGACAATGGCCAGTCACTTCTTTCAAGTCCAGCGTGATTTTAATGA GAATGACTATGAGATGTTACTGGCTCTTGACGATGACAACCATCAGCATGTTGGTGCATCTCTCAATCAGATCAACAGCCTGCCAGAGTCAACAATCCAG ACTGATAATTTTGAAGAAGCATGTGCTATCTGCCTTGAAACCCCGTCCACTGGAGATACGATCCGCCATTTACCATGCTTACATAAATTTCACAAAGAG GACAGCAGAGCCATGCAATTTGCACCACACAAAGATCAGGCTAGCCCACCTGTCTGGCAGGCCACTGTGTACAAAAACATTAGTCAATCTGCATCGTAA
- the LOC131245696 gene encoding uncharacterized protein LOC131245696 isoform X2, with protein MARPPSLEISTVDSTSLLFAGLDLFEPKPENMDFMDIDQVMDVPDTPDRLTSRQKISLNVSGDAANGDLLNRGILNGLRGSRRLNTNNGNSKNSYSRRQRDLDDHNEIKHGSSLIDSAADSASVSDGFDESTMRLADQISKRNETKLSAQTQHTESAPYQNKPLLRIPSSSQWSTDHLVDRSKLCSSTSDINGSSASDVKIHGGNRGRKIGLSQKIPSDSFFPTKIRDARRRMLPCHGNSSSEKDLCTEIPPRSFTWQDADHVLDSSERHEYTGKPERPCSIGRFEKVGAKEVDTGSVISSGSIRESRSKSQATHGLFPLYDADNYSKASGNARKRETDGTLDGAGVSINHVNVNAELMGNDKGKGIDLFHKPPPKTAQSASISLTVASPRKTGQRRLVRNGCISPYNIAKSKSTSDYGRNARDDKQDENDKRTCNDLPDGNSSCQVHIISPGSEGNQIDKMKGKGIVNEHMPENDCDARTKSLSSRNFSIPREKDSGIGDDAIDDIFRSAEEIGGWRNTRNLLKAAYLPSSHDIGGHSTINNGGCDSFNQSHGGKMEDGNYLTEVNASPEFDFHKDGDPIILQHVGPNTRLVQASSSVISESNPENNERQKGKQKLMKRQRKTPASCNNLGECSSLTFDGPEVSFVRSSGQPSNVKPSNVKPTRTRNSQRRGNLIPVIEVDEPCSPEAIFIDQQDAGRLVNDDSGTRARQVEADEILARQLQEQFYSESPGMEGGEMDASLAWTLQHDEDAQRLTSIGNRHLLHPRDSSVGHSYRGHSSQSFPSSSARPTNRAPAYTSRRMQQLRRNFYGHSPAASSRGRNFQFPPHMNLETRIDFLEALEAAVANRNSATMASHFFQVQRDFNENDYEMLLALDDDNHQHVGASLNQINSLPESTIQTDNFEEACAICLETPSTGDTIRHLPCLHKFHKEVETYHLCKHEIGLLLWRNDHLKPVALH; from the exons ATGGCTCGTCCTCCATCTCTAGAGATCTCGACCGTTGATTCTACTTCCCTGCTCTTCGCCGGCTTAGATCTGTTCGAACCGAAGCCAGAG AATATGGACTTTATGGACATTGATCAGGTGATGGATGTTCCTGACACTCCTGATAGACTGACCTCACGGCAGAAGATTAGTTTGAATGTTAGTGGCGATGCTGCAAATGGTGACTTACTCAATAGGGGAATTCTCAATGGGCTCAGGGGCAGCCGCAGGCTAAACACCAATAATGGAAATAGCAAAAACTCATATTCTCGTCGCCAGAGAGATCTTGATGATCATAACGAAATTAAGCATGGCAGTTCACTCATTGATTCTGCTGCAGATAGTGCATCTGTTTCTGATGGTTTCGATGAGTCTACAATGAGATTGGCTGATCAGATTTCCAAAAGGAATGAGACTAAACTCTCCGCACAAACTCAACATACAGAGTCTGCGCCTTATCAGAACAAACCTCTGTTACGCATTCCTTCCAGTTCACAATGGTCCACTGATCATCTAGTTGACAGATCTAAGCTTTGCAGCAGCACTTCTGATATCAATGGTAGCTCAGCCTCTGATGTCAAAATTCATGGTGGAAATAGAGGAAGAAAGATTGGTTTAAGCCAGAAGATTCCCTCTGATAGTTTCTTTCCCACTAAAATTAGAGATGCGAGACGTCGGATGCTTCCATGCCATGGAAACTCTAGTTCAGAAAAGGACCTTTGCACTGAGATTCCTCCTCGATCTTTCACTTGGCAGGATGCCGATCATGTTTTGGATAGTTCTGAGCGACACGAGTATACTGGAAAACCTGAAAGGCCTTGTTCCATTGGCAGATTTGAAAAAGTTGGAGCCAAAGAGGTGGATACAGGATCAGTTATCTCTTCTGGATCAATCAGAGAATCACGAAGCAAGTCGCAAGCAACCCATGGTCTTTTTCCTCTGTATGATGCTGACAATTATTCTAAAGCATCTGGTAATGCCCGTAAAAGAGAAACAGATGGTACATTAGATGGAGCTGGTGTAAGTATTAATCATGTAAATGTTAATGCTgaattgatgggtaatgataagGGAAAAGGGATTGATTTGTTCCACAAACCTCCACCTAAAACTGCACAATCCGCATCAATATCATTGACTGTCGCTTCACCCAGGAAAACCGGGCAGAGGCGGCTGGTACGCAATGGGTGTATTTCTCCATATAATATAGCGAAGAGCAAAAGCACATCTGACTACGGCAGGAATGCCAGGGATGATAAACAAgatgagaatgacaaaaggacaTGCAACGACCTTCCTGATGGGAATTCCTCATGTCAGGTACATATCATCAGTCCTGGTTCTGAAGGCAACCAGATTGATAAAATGAAGGGAAAAGGGATAGTGAACGAACACATGCCCGAAAACGATTGTGATGCTAGAACTAAATCTCTGTCGAGCAG GAATTTCTCGATTCCCAGGGAGAAGGATTCTGGCATTGGAGATGATGCCATTGATGATATTTTTAGATCTGCTGAAGAAATCGGAGGGTGGAGAAACACTCGTAATCTTTTGAAGGCGGCATATTTGCCCTCATCTCATGACATTGGAGGTCATTCAACGATAAATAATGGTGGCTGTGATTCATTTAATCAGAGCCATGGAGGCAAAATGGAAGATGGGAATTACTTGACAGAGGTAAATGCTAGCCCTGAATTTGACTTTCATAAAGATGGGGATCCCATCATTCTACAGCATGTTGGACCTAATACACGTCTAGTTCAAGCATCTTCAAGCGTTATCTCTGAGTCAAACCCTGAAAATAATGAAAGACAGAAGGGCAAGCAAAAGCTAATGAAAAGACAAAGGAAGACTCCAGCATCATGCAATAATCTTGGCGAATGCTCTAGTTTGACTTTTGATGGCCCAGAAGTCTCATTTGTCCGATCGTCTGGGCAACCCTCAAATGTGAAACCCTCAAATGTGAAACCAACCAGAACTCGCAATTCTCAGCGACGTGGCAACTTGATACCGGTTATAGAAGTTGATGAGCCATGTTCTCCTGAGGCAATATTTATAGACCAACAAGATGCAGGTCGCTTGGTTAATGATGACTCTGGCACAAGGGCTAGACAAGTTGAAGCAGATGAGATATTGGCTCGTCAACTCCAAGAGCAGTTCTATTCCGAATCGCCAGGAATGGAAGGTGGAGAG ATGGATGCAAGTCTAGCATGGACACTACAACATGACGAAGATGCGCAGCGTCTTACTTCTATTGGGAATCGTCACCTATTGCATCCT AGAGACTCATCGGTTGGACATTCATATAGAGGCCACTCGTCACAGTCTTTCCCTAGTTCTTCAGCCCGGCCAACAAATCGTGCTCCAGCATATACCTCTAGACGAATGCAACAGTTAAGGAGAAATTTTTATGGTCATTCTCCTGCTGCATCTTCTAGAGGAAGGAATTTTCAATTTCCCCCACATATGAATTTAGAGACG AGAATTGACTTCCTGGAAGCATTGGAAGCAGCAGTTGCCAACAGGAATAGCGCGACAATGGCCAGTCACTTCTTTCAAGTCCAGCGTGATTTTAATGA GAATGACTATGAGATGTTACTGGCTCTTGACGATGACAACCATCAGCATGTTGGTGCATCTCTCAATCAGATCAACAGCCTGCCAGAGTCAACAATCCAG ACTGATAATTTTGAAGAAGCATGTGCTATCTGCCTTGAAACCCCGTCCACTGGAGATACGATCCGCCATTTACCATGCTTACATAAATTTCACAAAGAGGTGGAAACTTATCATCtttgcaaacatgaaattggacTTTTGCTTTGGAGGAATGATCACCTAAAACCTGTTGCAC